A single genomic interval of Janibacter endophyticus harbors:
- a CDS encoding PaaI family thioesterase, translating into MEELLASWNEKFRPHADGAQLPPHHTHCLACGPDNPHGHHLTVHRRGEGVHATHVFDERHVGAPGIAHGGAVATVFDDLFGFLLYLKGGPAVTRKLEVLYDSPVILGTTYVLAAKVTRTEGRKLFMEADMKRLGGSRVAFASALFLSVDVTHFNQGMPR; encoded by the coding sequence ATGGAGGAACTCCTCGCCAGCTGGAACGAGAAGTTTCGGCCGCACGCTGATGGTGCTCAGCTTCCGCCACACCACACCCACTGCCTCGCCTGTGGCCCCGACAACCCACACGGCCACCACCTCACCGTCCATCGTCGAGGCGAGGGGGTACACGCGACCCACGTCTTCGATGAACGCCACGTGGGCGCCCCCGGGATCGCCCACGGCGGTGCCGTAGCAACCGTTTTCGACGACCTCTTCGGGTTCCTGCTCTACCTGAAGGGCGGTCCTGCGGTGACCCGGAAGCTCGAGGTGCTCTACGACTCACCAGTCATCCTCGGCACCACCTACGTCCTTGCGGCCAAGGTCACCCGCACAGAAGGGCGCAAGCTCTTCATGGAAGCCGACATGAAGCGGCTCGGAGGGTCACGTGTCGCCTTCGCCTCGGCCCTCTTCCTTTCGGTGGATGTGACCCACTTCAACCAGGGCATGCCGCGATGA
- a CDS encoding winged helix-turn-helix transcriptional regulator, translated as MPREQWRTFSYDHQGEDPRIVEFFSLQDLKGSVYFGGEFTKLKHIADFEWDLLVIDEAHEGVDTTKTDVAFNQIKRPRTLHLSGTPFKALAKGTFSQEQIFNWTYEDEQTAKESWPDTGEENPYTALPQLNLLTYQLSRMITDRLAEVERASSATTVHYTLTTKGQSLAPVIESIAQWAAAWEPTGSTSSAQGRSVADSRRR; from the coding sequence ATGCCGCGTGAGCAGTGGCGGACCTTCTCCTACGACCATCAGGGCGAGGACCCGCGCATCGTCGAGTTCTTCTCGCTGCAGGACCTCAAGGGTTCTGTCTACTTCGGTGGAGAGTTCACCAAGCTCAAGCACATCGCCGACTTCGAGTGGGACCTGCTCGTCATCGACGAGGCCCACGAGGGTGTGGACACCACCAAGACCGACGTCGCCTTCAACCAGATCAAGCGCCCGCGCACTCTGCACCTGTCGGGGACGCCGTTCAAGGCGCTGGCCAAGGGCACGTTCTCCCAGGAGCAGATCTTCAACTGGACCTACGAGGACGAGCAGACCGCCAAGGAGTCCTGGCCGGACACCGGCGAGGAGAACCCCTACACGGCGCTGCCACAGCTGAACCTGCTGACCTACCAGCTCTCGAGGATGATCACCGATCGACTGGCCGAGGTGGAACGCGCCTCCTCCGCCACCACCGTGCACTACACGCTGACGACCAAGGGCCAATCCCTGGCGCCGGTGATCGAGTCCATAGCCCAATGGGCTGCTGCGTGGGAACCTACAGGATCGACCAGCTCGGCGCAGGGCCGCAGCGTCGCGGACTCGCGACGTCGGTGA
- a CDS encoding recombinase family protein, which yields MRLLGYTRISTASQDAQLQLDALTTAGVEARDVFSDVTSGSKNAAQRPGMRRLLEYATPGDTVVVWRVDRLGRSLIDVLNTVTLLRESGIGIRSIQDGIDPATTSGRLMLNMLATLAEYERELITERVNAGIAAAKASGTQFGRPRVEPAVIAEKLAIVNDARAKGRTATDAARLVGWSRATFYRHNATAQSQDS from the coding sequence GTGAGACTTCTGGGGTACACGAGGATCAGCACGGCCAGTCAGGACGCGCAGTTGCAGTTGGACGCGCTGACCACGGCCGGGGTCGAGGCTCGGGACGTTTTCTCGGACGTCACCTCGGGCAGCAAGAACGCAGCGCAACGTCCAGGGATGCGCCGACTCCTGGAGTACGCCACCCCTGGAGACACGGTCGTGGTCTGGCGAGTGGACCGGCTGGGACGCTCACTGATCGACGTGCTGAACACTGTGACCCTGCTGCGCGAGTCCGGCATCGGCATCCGCTCCATCCAAGACGGCATCGACCCAGCCACCACCAGTGGACGGCTGATGCTGAACATGCTCGCCACCTTGGCTGAATACGAGCGGGAGCTGATCACAGAACGGGTCAATGCCGGCATCGCCGCAGCCAAAGCCTCCGGCACCCAGTTCGGGCGACCCCGCGTGGAGCCAGCCGTGATCGCCGAGAAGCTCGCGATCGTCAACGATGCACGCGCCAAAGGACGCACCGCCACAGACGCGGCCCGACTCGTGGGCTGGTCCCGCGCCACGTTCTACCGCCACAACGCCACCGCCCAGTCACAGGACTCCTGA